The following are encoded in a window of Fischerella sp. PCC 9605 genomic DNA:
- a CDS encoding ATP-binding protein — MTHPASKHGISKTSSGKGKLSFLSLSAWPFSHLGIGNKIYFGYAIAISIVVGGTAVGVIVGDRHYNSANQQRIVVRQERKQLNKLRNTALSFQPIPEFSPYLQNPKNFQQAKSAAIQRIAKVKQLLRQVNSSASTSSIKALKPLLGKYNGTLENFTQSLEITLRQIEPSTLNSRKVAKAKESLTDLTTSEIYTKTSTFLGELAIVIETAEQQEEKAEIALHQAQTLRMLIIVASMGLSTSIAWLMAVYTNRAIARPIQAVTDIAHKVVQESNFELQASATTSDELGKLATYLNQLIHHIKTLLAEQQETKISADAAKSKFLAHMSHELRTPLNGILGYAEILQRSQNLTKREQRGIEIIHQCGSHLLTLINDILDLSKIEANKLQLHPTDFHLPSFLQGIVEICRLQAEQKDIEFNYQPPDNLPSGITADKKRLRQVLINLVGNAIKFTDTGSVTLHVKVRKNQSSSHVYIHFAIEDTGIGISSQQLEKIFLPFEQLGDQKSQNEGRGLGLTISQKIVEIMGSYILVKSELGKGSVFEFEIECPIADYWTESSIITSTGKIIGYSGSRKQILIVDDSWENRSLIVNILETIGFTVIEATNGQEGLEKANQSQPDLIISDIAMPIMDGREMLSKVRDSAKLKDTIVILSSASIFDTDRNKSLAIGANDFLAKPVKIKELYRSLSKHLQLNWIYEKAETNQLNHPEKISKIQMIVPPESELIMLIEYAKKGQIKGIQQELEKLAKMDNQYQKFVAELDCLVKRFNIQKIRQFLHKNIKF, encoded by the coding sequence AGGTAAATTATCTTTCCTGAGTTTATCTGCATGGCCATTTAGCCATCTGGGGATCGGCAATAAGATTTATTTTGGGTATGCGATCGCCATTAGCATTGTTGTTGGGGGTACTGCTGTTGGGGTTATTGTTGGCGATCGCCACTACAACAGTGCAAACCAGCAGAGAATAGTTGTTCGCCAAGAACGCAAGCAGTTGAATAAGTTGCGAAACACTGCTTTGAGCTTCCAACCAATCCCAGAGTTTTCTCCTTATCTTCAAAATCCGAAAAATTTTCAGCAAGCAAAATCAGCAGCGATTCAGCGCATTGCCAAAGTCAAACAATTGCTCAGACAAGTCAATTCCTCTGCTTCAACTTCATCAATTAAAGCTCTCAAGCCGCTGCTTGGGAAATATAACGGCACATTGGAAAACTTCACCCAAAGTTTAGAAATAACTTTGCGTCAGATTGAACCATCAACTTTAAATTCAAGGAAAGTAGCGAAAGCCAAAGAATCACTGACAGATTTGACTACGAGTGAGATTTATACGAAGACATCGACATTTCTAGGTGAGCTAGCAATTGTAATTGAAACTGCCGAACAGCAAGAAGAGAAAGCAGAAATAGCCTTACATCAGGCACAAACCTTGAGAATGCTAATTATTGTTGCCAGCATGGGTTTGAGTACGAGCATTGCTTGGCTAATGGCAGTTTACACCAATCGGGCGATCGCTCGTCCCATCCAAGCAGTTACTGATATTGCTCACAAAGTCGTCCAAGAATCTAACTTTGAATTGCAAGCATCTGCAACCACTAGCGATGAATTGGGGAAATTAGCAACTTACCTCAATCAACTTATTCATCACATCAAAACTCTTTTAGCAGAACAACAAGAAACCAAAATATCCGCTGATGCTGCCAAGAGCAAATTTCTAGCACATATGAGCCACGAACTCCGCACACCACTAAACGGTATTTTAGGTTACGCCGAAATTCTCCAACGCTCTCAAAACCTTACTAAAAGAGAACAACGAGGCATCGAAATTATTCACCAGTGTGGCTCTCATTTATTGACACTCATTAATGATATTCTCGATCTCTCCAAAATAGAAGCAAATAAACTGCAACTCCACCCGACAGATTTTCATTTGCCCTCTTTTCTACAAGGAATAGTAGAAATTTGTCGACTTCAAGCCGAACAAAAAGATATTGAATTTAATTATCAACCTCCAGATAATTTACCCTCTGGTATCACTGCCGATAAAAAACGACTGCGGCAAGTTCTGATTAATTTGGTTGGTAATGCCATTAAATTTACTGACACAGGTAGCGTTACATTGCATGTAAAAGTCAGAAAAAACCAATCATCATCACACGTCTATATTCATTTTGCGATTGAAGATACTGGTATAGGCATAAGTTCTCAGCAGTTAGAAAAGATATTTTTACCCTTCGAGCAGCTAGGAGATCAGAAAAGTCAAAACGAAGGTAGAGGACTAGGGCTAACTATTAGTCAAAAAATAGTAGAAATCATGGGTAGTTACATACTTGTGAAGAGTGAGTTAGGTAAAGGTAGTGTTTTTGAGTTTGAAATAGAATGCCCGATAGCTGATTACTGGACAGAAAGCAGTATTATCACAAGTACTGGTAAAATTATTGGTTATTCTGGCAGTAGAAAGCAAATACTAATTGTCGATGACAGTTGGGAAAACCGTTCATTAATTGTCAATATTTTAGAAACTATTGGGTTTACAGTTATAGAAGCAACTAACGGACAAGAAGGTTTAGAAAAAGCTAATCAATCTCAGCCAGATTTGATTATTTCTGATATAGCAATGCCTATTATGGATGGACGAGAAATGCTATCAAAAGTGCGAGACTCAGCCAAGTTAAAAGATACTATAGTAATTCTTTCTTCAGCCAGTATATTTGATACCGATCGGAACAAGAGTTTAGCAATAGGAGCAAATGATTTCTTGGCAAAACCAGTAAAAATAAAAGAATTATATCGGTCTTTATCAAAGCATTTACAACTAAATTGGATTTATGAAAAAGCAGAAACCAATCAATTAAATCATCCCGAAAAAATATCTAAAATACAAATGATTGTGCCGCCAGAATCTGAATTGATAATGCTAATAGAGTATGCGAAGAAAGGGCAAATCAAGGGAATTCAACAAGAATTAGAAAAGCTTGCGAAAATGGATAATCAATATCAAAAATTTGTTGCGGAATTAGATTGCTTAGTAAAACGCTTTAATATTCAAAAGATTCGCCAGTTTTTACATAAAAATATCAAATTTTAA